One Clostridium estertheticum DNA segment encodes these proteins:
- a CDS encoding PspA/IM30 family protein gives MTIINRLYYLIKSKISSILDEFESPLELLDQKIRDMEFILNDAKLSSAKILGNIHEIEKRLDSLSKESDEYSQTIKLALNRGNEALAKKILEKRLDNDKYFDLLNTSYYNATTKGEALKLQLRELQQNIYDMKIYRNEAFARYNVAEAHKKINEIIGNMSIRNNSMCISNIEESLQKKECFISALTELNFDNNLNNEIASLSRLDLNLELKKYM, from the coding sequence ATGACAATTATAAATAGACTGTATTATCTTATAAAATCTAAAATAAGCAGTATTTTAGATGAATTTGAAAGCCCCTTAGAACTGCTAGATCAAAAGATAAGGGATATGGAATTCATCTTAAATGATGCAAAACTTTCCTCTGCAAAAATTTTAGGTAATATACATGAAATTGAGAAGAGACTAGACAGCTTATCTAAAGAATCTGATGAATATAGCCAAACAATTAAACTCGCATTAAATAGAGGTAATGAGGCACTTGCTAAAAAAATCCTTGAAAAAAGATTAGATAATGATAAATATTTTGACTTACTAAACACAAGTTATTACAATGCAACTACAAAGGGTGAAGCTTTAAAATTACAACTAAGGGAACTGCAGCAAAATATATATGATATGAAAATATATAGAAATGAAGCATTTGCTAGATACAATGTGGCTGAAGCTCATAAAAAGATAAATGAAATTATTGGCAATATGTCAATTAGAAATAATTCAATGTGTATTTCAAATATTGAAGAAAGTTTACAAAAAAAAGAATGCTTTATATCCGCTTTGACAGAATTAAATTTTGATAATAATTTAAATAATGAGATAGCTAGCCTTAGTCGCCTAGATTTAAACTTAGAACTAAAAAAATATATGTGA